The following is a genomic window from Calliphora vicina chromosome 5, idCalVici1.1, whole genome shotgun sequence.
ctaaactaaaaataaaaaaacgcttTTAGTAAGAAATAATATAATACTACAATAGGTATAATTACTTTCATCAGGTACATACAATTGTACGTTCAATTCACAACCTATTGTATATTGTCTGAATTGGCAATTGTTGTACAACAaattcatatgtatatatgtttatCGAATCTCCGATGAGATTCCAATACGTTGTAAATTgaactaatatttttatataaggctaaatcttaaaacaaatagagaatttcgaattattttgtttagctaGTATTGGACCAGGGAGCAATTTGATTTATATAGTAtgtatgcccgtaatttcaacaactaGATATCTAACAGTTCTTAGTTACTCTTGgtgcaataaaaatatttgacaatttattgatttgaaattaatgtcaaattattttttaggtaaatttttcGGCTTTGTATTTCATACCGTAGATACCTATTTGTTGTTATTCGGgtaaacatttatttgtatgtaattAAACTGtgtaataattataaatgaaatatctataatagttttttgtttgtaccTGTAAAATGATTTAAAGTTTCATTACTGCAAAAACCTCCACTGGACGTTTGAGCTCTAAATAATTCTACAGTTTTCTGAGAATCACTCAAAACATATAATGCCAAAGGTTTTTCTctatattgtatatataaattataaaagtattgttttgtaaatttaaatataaaattaattaattaattataagtacatacaataataataaaaaagtaaatttgcGTTAATTGataataaacatacaaacatattacATAAAATGTTATGAGAAAATGaatgtacaaaataaatttgaatatttaatatttaaaagtaaaagaaaCCCTCTGGGAACGCATGCATTATAATACATATCAGTTAATAATAGTTTGTTATACATAGAAAAgagttaattaaataaaaccaataCCTCCGCAATGCATAATTGTTTCATTACTGCAATATCCACCACTTTgggtattttctataaactccTGTACGAGTTTCTGCGATTTGGAGAAAACATAAACCACTAAAGGCTTTTccctattaatttaaaaatgtacaaaagtttataataacaaacataaataagtttttaagacataaacaaaatacataacaaAGAAATACTCCAACACCTCAAAATCCCTTGATTTTttacacatatacatatatatagatagatctATGAACAATAATGCTTTACAGATATTTCACCTTCACCCAGAAGTATCGTTTTTAATATGGATTAAACTTGAATGTTTGGTTTTCTTACCGGCGTAATGCATTATGGTATCATTTAATAAAATGCCTCCTGATTGTGTACcgtgtataaataaattttgtacttCTGGTTCCATTGTAAAAATGTACATCGCTAGTGGACtttctctaatttttttttattttattttttagattttttgtcgATAATGcatgaattttttatgtaaatcgtGGGACAAGACACAtgtttgcaaatgaaaaataaaaaataattatgagtgcaaatgttattttttttgttgttttcgttctccaaattatatattaaaataaaatagaaaccaAAGAGAAATACACATTGAGCGGGGGAGCTAGAAAAAACTCAagaaaacaatacaaattacaacacattctcaccacttgGATTTTTGACAGcaaagtttccgctctatgtgcaTTTCTCTATGATATCAAcagtttacttaatttttttttccaaattgtattattttgatGACTATGCTCTTATATGTttgataaataatgaaaacacaatacaaaagtacaatgaaaatgaaaaattacaaccTCTTTAGGACactattcaaatacatatgtattcaaatgaaatgtttatcaataaatacaaattcacaacaaattcatttgaaattaCCGAAAATCGTAACAATGCATAGGAAGGAATTAATTTGAATACTTTGTAATGGTAAATTTATGAAACATTCCAAGTACTTTGCATAAGTCAATGTCTATTAAATTATGCGTTTCGTTATAAGTTTAACACCCTAtggtgtttattttatttaagtataTTAAGCTTCtacgttttattttataaagacGAAATGATTGAAtcattttaaacaacaaaaaacaaacaaaatattcccatgacaaattttaatacaagCCTACgttaacaatataaataaaaactttggcttaattttaaaaattccaagtTTGGATAAACGTTATAATCGATAAGTTAAGTAACTTTTTTTAGTATTCACGAGTTAAAAATTGCAAGAAGATAAAAGTAGTTTTCCTCCCTTTGTGCTTTGTACGTTTAAGGCCAGTGAATTTTTAATGAATACGTTTTATtatttggaataaaaatttttaaatgaatattctGAAACATTTATCTTACCTGGAATTGATGAATTTAATGGCTTCATAGGCACTCTCCACATTAATAATTGGCAAGATGGGTCCGAAAATTTCTGACTGCATAACAGGATCTTCTGGTTTTACATCAACAATCACGGTTGGTTCAATGAAACGTTCGGCAGCATTATGATTGCCACCAATAGCAATTTTACCATGTTTCATTAAAGACACCAAACGTCTGAAATGTGAAAGGGTATCATGTTAAACACATATAACATACGTCTTTTGGAATTTGTTTCTACGTactcaaaattagttttatttataatacgACTGAGATCAGGACTGTCTTTAACATTATCACCATACCACTCCTTTAAAATAACTTTGGCTTCTTTGATAAATTGTTCTTGAATTTCTTTGGAACACAAAACATAATCGGGTGCGATACATGTTTGACCACAGTTTATTAACTTGCCCCACAAAACACGCTTAACAGCAGTCGTTAGTTCTACAGATTTATCAATATAGCAGGGACTTTTGCCACCCAATTCTAAAGTACAAGGAGTCAAATATTTGTTAGCAGCAGCATGTATAATCTGGCCAACACGTGTGGAGCCAGTATAGAAAATGTAATCGAAACGTTGTTTCAGCAGTTCTGATGTTTCTTCAGGGCCACCGCAGACAACAGGATAGCACTCCTGTAAAAACCAAAATGTTTCAATCAAATGCAAACAATATCACAATTTCCTCAACTCAACTTACATTGTCCAAATATTTTGGTAAAGTTTCTTGTACGAACTTGGCACAGTTGGCTGCAATTTCACTGGGTTTGATTACAACACAATTGCCAGCTGCAATGGCAGATGCCACGGGCACCAATAACAATTGCAGGGGATAATTCCAAGCGCCAATAACAAGTACAACCCCATAAGGATCATTGTAAATTTGTACATCGTCCATTAAATTGACCAATGGTTTTTCTGGATACTCCGGTTTTACCCAgtcatttatattgtacaaaatgtGCTTTAGGTCATTTTTCATAAACTCTGTTTCAACGACCAAACTTTCTTGTTTGGGACGACGCAGATCAGCGTCTAGAGCATTGATCATGTCATTTTCATGCTCTTCATACATTCGCAATAGGTTTTCCAACTGTTTTTTTCTAcaataaggaaaaaaaatattttagttgttAAATTAACTCATATAAATGTCCGTAATATATTGATAGTACTCTTCCTatagataattttattttatgtaaataatctGGGTTATTCCTGTTGGGACTGTCAATTACATTCATATGTAAGTACGTAAATTACCACAATACTATGAATCACAAATTAgtattgatatgcaacaaatgacagttgtcaAACAAGTAATATCGAACAGTATGGTTGTTTTGacgttttacaaaaaaattttaatggtgGTGGTTTGCAGATCGAgataaaaaataacagtttCTATAGGTATGATATATATTTGTCAATCTTTAAAAACTACTTTAATCATATCTGTATTATCAGTGTTATGCATTTTGAATATTCTGATATTATGTTTGACATTTTATTTAtcccttgttttttttttttaaatttagattgaAATAGAATATgagatatgtatatgtatgtatatcgtcccctcaataaaacaatagtgtataagcatatacaccactatttttttacttccacaaagtggttcaaaagatcaattgaaatattacttttgttctagatgtctactaacacaaaaattttaaactcaaatatttcaaaatggcaaaaaaatatacactacatattgttttattaaggggacgatatatagAATATGAATGAACCAAATATAGCcattaaaattttggtattgaaagAATCACAAACAACTTCTTTTaacaatacatattttgtttacaattttgaaaatattccacAAAGAAGTGGTCCAAGTCCAATGTTTGATGAACAAAACgcaaccactaaataaaatgtagataatatatatgtacataaaatctaAACAGCTTTTACATTGGCCAAATCACAGTTGATATCTATTGATTGATTTAAATTGATGCTGTTTACTTTGACAAAACAatgtaaaactaatttttagtaaaaatattggctatggttttttgaaaaaatacgtACAAAACTTGTTAATAAAACGATTGCTATTAATAGGAatgttatataaaataatgaataaaccaTTGCACGTTATCAATTATAAATAacgaaatacatacatttaaaaataatttaagtagaACAcaatattcagctgtgccgaatcttacatacTCTCCACCTAAAACTAGAATTTCACAAATTACGCTAGTCTTTGAAATGATGCCCATCACACGAAAATAGACACATTcgcccccattttctcaatatctggttatcgcttttcgtaacgataaaactccaattaacatttttttgtatgagaaaaaaaataaccagagattgagaaaatgggggtcgGAGTATGTTATTGTTGGGAGTCAAAGAAAATATATGGTCAGTTCCAGAACTATTTACAGCCTTACCTAAATAAAATTCTCGAGAGTTGTGACCTTCTGCCGACCATTGTATACCTTAATAAAAGTATCAACGTTTTAcaattttagtttgtttgtatgttcAAATAATAAGAAAACCATAAACACGaaaaacaaaatccaaaaaataaataaaaaattaaataacgaTAGTTTAAACGCAGTGTTATTTCGGTATGCTTCATACAAGTAATATGGGCAtgagaatttttgacaaataaaCAACGCTCTTATTTAGTTATGGCTGTTAGATTTTCAAGTTTTAGTtagaaactttgaaaattttgaattgattttttaaatttggtaatattcatttttgtttgtgaaaaacGAAGATATGATTGataaaatatatggaaaataCATCTTCATATTAAaccattttcatattaaataaaaatttaatgttaaccggtttttttgaagacaaaaaccgaaaccgttaaatcggcttttttaaaagaaaataataaaaactcagtttttcaaaaacacatttcttcggttaaaccggaaatcggtttttttaatttgcccgttttttggacactctaatgtaaATACTTACGAATGCGGATACTTAATGTAGatgtacatatcgctcatttgctgcaacaacgtcataataaGATGTCTAAAATTACACGCAGGATCGCCATAGAAGCATTTTATCCTAATTTCATAATCTATTATATATTACATGCAATAACGTATTATTTTAGTTGTTAGTTTAGTTTTGTGTTCAACATCGTTaagttatatagaaaagtgtgtttgttttttttctttaaaatttaaaaaaaaaa
Proteins encoded in this region:
- the Aldh-III gene encoding aldehyde dehydrogenase, dimeric NADP-preferring isoform X2; this encodes MTDQNGHIPTNSAHTILDIPTINGVGTTSVIQLNKNVPFEKIEVIDIDTYQGENMTSYDDILQRCRTAFASGKTRDVSFRKKQLENLLRMYEEHENDMINALDADLRRPKQESLVVETEFMKNDLKHILYNINDWVKPEYPEKPLVNLMDDVQIYNDPYGVVLVIGAWNYPLQLLLVPVASAIAAGNCVVIKPSEIAANCAKFVQETLPKYLDNECYPVVCGGPEETSELLKQRFDYIFYTGSTRVGQIIHAAANKYLTPCTLELGGKSPCYIDKSVELTTAVKRVLWGKLINCGQTCIAPDYVLCSKEIQEQFIKEAKVILKEWYGDNVKDSPDLSRIINKTNFERLVSLMKHGKIAIGGNHNAAERFIEPTVIVDVKPEDPVMQSEIFGPILPIINVESAYEAIKFINSREKPLALYVLSDSQKTVELFRAQTSSGGFCSNETLNHFTVDVLPFGGVGSSGMGSYHGKYGFDTFTHKKSCLGKNLKPLGETLASGRYPPYSERKANILNFLLRKRRPFPKLYLSHIFMFGLGIGLTFLANHYMQGKLFSR
- the Aldh-III gene encoding aldehyde dehydrogenase, dimeric NADP-preferring isoform X4, whose translation is MTDQNGHIPTNSAHTILDIPTINGVGTTSVIQLNKNVPFEKIEVIDIDTYQGENMTSYDDILQRCRTAFASGKTRDVSFRKKQLENLLRMYEEHENDMINALDADLRRPKQESLVVETEFMKNDLKHILYNINDWVKPEYPEKPLVNLMDDVQIYNDPYGVVLVIGAWNYPLQLLLVPVASAIAAGNCVVIKPSEIAANCAKFVQETLPKYLDNECYPVVCGGPEETSELLKQRFDYIFYTGSTRVGQIIHAAANKYLTPCTLELGGKSPCYIDKSVELTTAVKRVLWGKLINCGQTCIAPDYVLCSKEIQEQFIKEAKVILKEWYGDNVKDSPDLSRIINKTNFERLVSLMKHGKIAIGGNHNAAERFIEPTVIVDVKPEDPVMQSEIFGPILPIINVESAYEAIKFINSREKPLVVYVFSKSQKLVQEFIENTQSGGYCSNETIMHCGVDVLPFGGVGSSGMGSYHGKYGFDTFTHKKSCLGKNLKPLGETLASGRYPPYSERKANILNFLLRKRRPFPKLYLSHIFMFGLGIGLTFLANHYMQSDKN
- the Aldh-III gene encoding aldehyde dehydrogenase, dimeric NADP-preferring isoform X1, translated to MTDQNGHIPTNSAHTILDIPTINGVGTTSVIQLNKNVPFEKIEVIDIDTYQGENMTSYDDILQRCRTAFASGKTRDVSFRKKQLENLLRMYEEHENDMINALDADLRRPKQESLVVETEFMKNDLKHILYNINDWVKPEYPEKPLVNLMDDVQIYNDPYGVVLVIGAWNYPLQLLLVPVASAIAAGNCVVIKPSEIAANCAKFVQETLPKYLDNECYPVVCGGPEETSELLKQRFDYIFYTGSTRVGQIIHAAANKYLTPCTLELGGKSPCYIDKSVELTTAVKRVLWGKLINCGQTCIAPDYVLCSKEIQEQFIKEAKVILKEWYGDNVKDSPDLSRIINKTNFERLVSLMKHGKIAIGGNHNAAERFIEPTVIVDVKPEDPVMQSEIFGPILPIINVESAYEAIKFINSREKPLVVYVFSKSQKLVQEFIENTQSGGYCSNETIMHCGVDVLPFGGVGSSGMGSYHGKYGFDTFTHKKSCLGKNLKPLGETLASGRYPPYSERKANILNFLLRKRRPFPKLYLSHIFMFGLGIGLTFLANHYMQGKLFSR
- the Aldh-III gene encoding aldehyde dehydrogenase, dimeric NADP-preferring isoform X3, which gives rise to MTDQNGHIPTNSAHTILDIPTINGVGTTSVIQLNKNVPFEKIEVIDIDTYQGENMTSYDDILQRCRTAFASGKTRDVSFRKKQLENLLRMYEEHENDMINALDADLRRPKQESLVVETEFMKNDLKHILYNINDWVKPEYPEKPLVNLMDDVQIYNDPYGVVLVIGAWNYPLQLLLVPVASAIAAGNCVVIKPSEIAANCAKFVQETLPKYLDNECYPVVCGGPEETSELLKQRFDYIFYTGSTRVGQIIHAAANKYLTPCTLELGGKSPCYIDKSVELTTAVKRVLWGKLINCGQTCIAPDYVLCSKEIQEQFIKEAKVILKEWYGDNVKDSPDLSRIINKTNFERLVSLMKHGKIAIGGNHNAAERFIEPTVIVDVKPEDPVMQSEIFGPILPIINVESAYEAIKFINSRESPLAMYIFTMEPEVQNLFIHGTQSGGILLNDTIMHYAVDVLPFGGVGSSGMGSYHGKYGFDTFTHKKSCLGKNLKPLGETLASGRYPPYSERKANILNFLLRKRRPFPKLYLSHIFMFGLGIGLTFLANHYMQGKLFSR